CGGACACGAGGCTATCATTGCTCCGATTGTGTTTAACATGGTGCAGAAGATAAAAGGAGGAAACAAGCGGAGTGGGTAATACAGATTACCGGGGCGGGAAATCAGGCAAGGAGGTGGCTTATGAAAAACAACAAGAATCGGAAATCAGTTATCATCAGGCGATTGATTCGGATCTTTTCCGGCGCCTTTATCAGGATAAAGCCGTCCACCTTAGCGCTGTTCATCGCCGGATTAGTCGCGGTCTGGGCCGTGCTGGAAATCCAGATTAACAGCCTGATTAACTTCTCGGAAGAACTCCAGGCCGGACAGATATCGCAGCAGGGATCGCTGTCCGATGCCAACGAACAGATCCGGTCGGCTGACGATACCATCCTGGCGCTTCGCCAGAGAATCAATATACTTTTGAAGCGGACGGAAATTGAGTCCCAGATGACCAAAGAAGAGGTGGCTTCTTTACGGGCCGGCCTGACCGACTTCCTCAAGGAAGTTTCCAGCGCTGACGAGAAGGTCAGCACCAAGCTGGGCGTAATAGAAAAGCAGCTTAACGCCACCACTGACCGTTTGGTCAATAACCTGGATGAGGTCTATCGGTTGAAGCAGTCGCTCAATAATTCCGTCCGCAACGAAAGGCTTTACGAGGAATTGCTTCTGCCGTCGGTCCGGGTCCGGACCAAGGGTAACGTGGGCGGCGGAATCATCATCTACAGCCAGCCGTATTTCAAGGATGAGTACCAGACCTATATCCTGACCGCCTATCACGTGGTTAAAGGCACGGTTTTGTCGATTGAGGATAACTCTCCGGAAGACAGCATTGAGCAGCCGGTCGTTAATAAGGCTTCCGAGATAAACATAGATGTTTACCGGGATGATTTCTCGGCCATGGATGAGTTCAAGGCTGAAATAGTTATTTACGACGAAGTCAAGGACCTGGCCATACTGCACCTTAAGGTCTCCAAACAGTTCAAGCACACGGCGCACTTTGTTTCCAGGGACAGGATTCAACAAATCAAGGTCTTCAGCCCGGTCTACGCGGTAGGTTGCCCGCTGGGTTATGACCCGCTGCCGACCAGCGGGGA
This region of Candidatus Brocadiia bacterium genomic DNA includes:
- a CDS encoding trypsin-like peptidase domain-containing protein, giving the protein MKNNKNRKSVIIRRLIRIFSGAFIRIKPSTLALFIAGLVAVWAVLEIQINSLINFSEELQAGQISQQGSLSDANEQIRSADDTILALRQRINILLKRTEIESQMTKEEVASLRAGLTDFLKEVSSADEKVSTKLGVIEKQLNATTDRLVNNLDEVYRLKQSLNNSVRNERLYEELLLPSVRVRTKGNVGGGIIIYSQPYFKDEYQTYILTAYHVVKGTVLSIEDNSPEDSIEQPVVNKASEINIDVYRDDFSAMDEFKAEIVIYDEVKDLAILHLKVSKQFKHTAHFVSRDRIQQIKVFSPVYAVGCPLGYDPLPTSGEISSLYKQMNGEKFWVMNAPTIFGNSGGGIFMGDTYDLIGISSMVCVYNQVIPTPVTHLGLMVPAETIFQWLSSKRLDFLYNPAIKAMPFEGLTVNPVGNGD